In the genome of Magnolia sinica isolate HGM2019 chromosome 2, MsV1, whole genome shotgun sequence, one region contains:
- the LOC131228319 gene encoding lignin-forming anionic peroxidase-like produces MGLPAVSPTSNFRIPFICVLATMFFLLSTIPCQAQLSPTFYENTCPTALTTIRTAVRSAIARERRMAASLVRLLFHDCFVQGCDASVLLDDSPSFASEQNAPQNFRSARGFEVIANVKSQVENVCPGVVSCADILAVAARDSSVYVGGPTWTVKLGRRDSTTASQSQAASDLPRFTDSLETLLESFSNKGLNARDMVALSGAHTIGQAKCAAFRDRVYNGSNIDAGFASTRRRGCPSVGGNENLAPLDLVTPNSFDNNYFKNLIQRKGLLQSDQVLFSGGSTDGIVKEYSNNRATFNADFAAAMVKMGDISPLTGTAGQIRRVCSVVN; encoded by the exons ATGGGGTTACCCGCTGTGAGCCCAACAAGCAATTTTCGCATTCCCTTTATATGTGTTCTCGCTACCATGTTCTTCTTGTTATCGACCATCCCATGCCAAGCCCAGCTATCACCTACATTCTATGAAAACACCTGCCCAACAGCCCTCACTACGATTCGGACTGCTGTAAGGTCGGCAATCGCACGAGAGCGTAGAATGGCGGCGTCCCTTGTTCGCCTCCTTTTCCACGATTGCTTTGTTCAG GGATGTGATGCATCAGTCTTACTCGATGACTCTCCTTCATTTGCAAGCGAGCAGAACGCGCCTCAGAATTTCCGCTCTGCAAGAGGATTTGAAGTCATCGCCAAtgtaaaatctcaagtggaaaaTGTATGCCCAGGAGTTGTATCATGCGCGGATATCCTTGCTGTTGCGGCACGGGATTCTTCTGTATAT gtGGGTGGCCCAACATGGACGGTGAAGCTTGGAAGAAGAGACTCCACAACTGCAAGCCAATCCCAAGCAGCAAGTGACCTTCCAAGGTTCACAGACAGCCTAGAAACCCTCCTAGAATCCTTCAGTAACAAGGGCCTAAATGCAAGAGACATGGTTGCACTCTCAG GCGCGCATACAATCGGTCAAGCAAAATGTGCGGCCTTCCGAGATCGAGTCTACAATGGATCCAATATCGATGCTGGCTTTGCAAGCACTCGCAGACGTGGTTGTCCTTCCGTCGGCGGGAATGAAAACTTGGCCCCACTTGATTTGGTTACACCCAACTCATTCGACAACAACTACTTCAAGAACCTGATCCAAAGGAAGGGTCTGTTACAGTCGGACCAGGTTCTCTTCAGTGGAGGATCGACGGACGGTATTGTTAAGGAGTATAGCAACAACAGAGCCACTTTCAATGCGGATTTTGCAGCAGCAATGGTGAAGATGGGTGATATCAGTCCTCTGACTGGCACGGCTGGGCAGATAAGGAGGGTGTGCAGTGTCGTCAACTGA